A region from the Lolium perenne isolate Kyuss_39 chromosome 4, Kyuss_2.0, whole genome shotgun sequence genome encodes:
- the LOC127349340 gene encoding non-specific lipid-transfer protein 2P-like — translation MGMKKKNPSVAVVALMLPLGALMLALVVLAAAPDGARAACDASQLAVCVSAIMGGAPPTPECCANLTAQQGCFCQCAMEPANGSYIKSPNARKTLQSCHLAVPTC, via the coding sequence ATggggatgaagaagaagaacccgagcgtggccgtggtggctctGATGCTGCCGCTGGGGGCTCTGATGCTGGCGCTGGTGGTGCTTGCCGCGGCGCCGGATGGGGCGCGCGCGGCGTGCGACGCGTCGCAGCTGGCGGTGTGCGTGTCGGCGATCATGGGCGGGGCGCCGCCGACGCCGGAGTGCTGCGCGAACCTGACGGCGCAGCAGGGCTGCTTCTGCCAGTGCGCCATGGAACCCGCCAACGGCAGCTACATCAAGAGCCCCAACGCCCGCAAGACCCTCCAGTCCTGCCACCTCGCCGTCCCAACCTGCTAG